A genomic region of Catalinimonas niigatensis contains the following coding sequences:
- a CDS encoding DivIVA domain-containing protein, with protein sequence MKITPLEIRQKDFEKNFRGYDKDEVNAFLQTLSQEWERIMEEHKEMRYKLEISQKEVEKLREVESSLFKTLKTAEDTGANMIGQAEKTAELKIREAKLEADTIVSKAHSNAKDILTRAETKAQQIIDEMEERVKMLKQSYKAAENDYDTLLFELRSLAQKTLQKVDKAESQQKFNIETKVEEAERIVEEYNNFLAKQKADSDWIEEQSTNSTSTYVAEEEQETETIEEKNEYLPSPLPPSEQKKGGSFFDNLD encoded by the coding sequence ATGAAAATTACACCTCTAGAAATAAGACAAAAAGACTTTGAAAAGAACTTCAGAGGCTATGATAAGGACGAAGTGAATGCTTTTTTACAAACCTTATCTCAGGAATGGGAACGGATCATGGAAGAGCATAAAGAGATGCGCTATAAGCTGGAGATCTCACAAAAAGAGGTTGAAAAGCTACGCGAGGTGGAAAGCTCATTGTTCAAAACGCTCAAAACAGCAGAAGATACTGGAGCCAACATGATTGGCCAGGCTGAAAAAACAGCAGAACTAAAGATACGAGAGGCTAAATTGGAGGCCGATACCATTGTGAGTAAAGCCCATTCAAATGCTAAAGACATATTGACTAGAGCAGAAACTAAAGCGCAACAAATCATAGATGAAATGGAGGAGCGGGTGAAGATGCTTAAGCAAAGCTACAAAGCTGCGGAAAATGATTATGATACTTTATTGTTTGAACTCAGAAGTCTAGCCCAGAAAACCCTACAGAAAGTAGATAAGGCAGAATCACAGCAGAAATTCAATATTGAGACAAAAGTAGAAGAAGCAGAGAGAATTGTAGAAGAGTACAATAATTTTTTGGCAAAGCAAAAAGCAGACAGCGATTGGATAGAAGAGCAGAGTACTAATTCAACTTCAACTTATGTAGCCGAAGAGGAGCAGGAAACCGAAACGATAGAAGAAAAAAATGAGTATCTCCCTTCTCCCCTACCTCCGTCAGAGCAAAAAAAAGGAGGATCATTTTTTGACAATCTGGATTAA
- a CDS encoding 4'-phosphopantetheinyl transferase family protein gives MALTKIVKINDKLSWALWKIDSSWTELLRERTFSKDEHALLASISHPIKKAEFLASRLALHALLSSIGIDHYIMQKDEHGKPYLMDSSFYISLANSYPYAAAIVHSQAPIGIDIEKPSDKLIRVQHKFLHETEWMTFKDNPELLCLAWCAKESLYKLHGRKNLSFKGNICIREIDYPQNMTLKADILLPNHTQHFDLKIVHEQNFFILFNV, from the coding sequence ATGGCTTTAACAAAAATAGTAAAGATAAACGACAAGCTTAGTTGGGCGCTTTGGAAAATTGACTCTTCTTGGACAGAACTTCTTAGAGAGAGGACTTTTTCAAAAGATGAACATGCGCTTTTAGCTTCTATAAGTCACCCTATCAAGAAGGCTGAATTTCTCGCTAGCCGACTTGCGCTTCACGCCCTGCTTTCTTCTATAGGAATAGACCATTATATAATGCAGAAAGATGAGCACGGTAAGCCCTATCTCATGGACTCATCCTTTTATATATCGCTGGCAAATTCTTATCCTTACGCTGCTGCTATTGTTCACAGTCAGGCTCCTATTGGGATTGATATTGAAAAACCTTCTGACAAATTAATTCGGGTGCAACACAAATTCCTGCACGAAACAGAATGGATGACTTTTAAAGATAATCCAGAATTGTTATGCCTTGCCTGGTGTGCAAAAGAGAGCTTATACAAACTACACGGCAGAAAGAATTTGAGCTTTAAAGGGAATATCTGTATTAGAGAAATAGACTATCCTCAAAATATGACTCTAAAGGCCGATATCTTACTTCCTAATCATACTCAACATTTCGATTTGAAAATTGTACATGAACAGAACTTTTTTATCTTATTCAATGTATGA
- the folB gene encoding dihydroneopterin aldolase encodes MGKISLEGLEFFAYHGYHEEERKIGNRYEVDIEVETNFEQATQNDLLENTVDYGQLYALIKEEMQQSTHLLERLAGKIAKRTLKELPEVKNVEVSISKLNPPLGGLCKRARVTLRKDRET; translated from the coding sequence ATGGGAAAAATCTCATTAGAAGGATTGGAATTTTTTGCCTATCACGGTTACCATGAAGAAGAACGGAAAATAGGGAATCGTTATGAGGTAGATATAGAGGTAGAAACTAATTTTGAGCAGGCTACGCAGAATGACTTACTGGAAAATACAGTAGACTATGGCCAACTGTATGCGCTGATAAAAGAAGAAATGCAGCAATCCACTCATCTGCTTGAGCGCTTAGCAGGTAAAATTGCTAAACGTACGCTAAAAGAGCTTCCGGAAGTAAAAAATGTAGAGGTAAGCATTTCTAAACTCAACCCACCCTTAGGAGGATTATGTAAAAGAGCCAGAGTTACGCTCAGAAAAGATAGGGAAACATGA
- a CDS encoding metal-dependent hydrolase: protein MDSLTQAVLGAAVGEVVLGRKIGNKAPLWGAIAGTIPDLDVVLNFFIDEVQSTLWHRTFSHSLFVLTLAAPLFGYFVFFLYRRSSSATFGDWTNLFFWGLITHPLLDACTNYGTMLFYPFSEFRVSWRTIYIIDPLYTLPLLIASVAVLFMTKGNIRRKRTTIFGLALSSAYLGATFFTKLHVSQVVEAGIKEQQITAQKFMTTPAFFNNILWSYVVKSEEGYYVGYYSLLDKDRKIEFSYIPQQKELLLPYLQEAGPISRNVLLELIEFTEYFYAIENTDEGVLLHDLRFGKISGWFEQTQDFIFSFRIFREEDNTKIEQVEPEFNVEKEDFDRLLERTTGN, encoded by the coding sequence TTGGATTCGCTAACACAGGCAGTATTAGGAGCTGCCGTCGGAGAGGTAGTACTTGGGCGGAAAATAGGAAATAAAGCACCACTCTGGGGTGCAATAGCGGGCACCATACCGGATTTGGATGTAGTGCTTAACTTTTTTATAGACGAAGTGCAGAGTACCTTGTGGCACCGTACTTTTTCACATTCTCTTTTTGTACTTACACTGGCTGCACCTCTTTTTGGCTACTTTGTCTTTTTTTTATATCGGCGTTCTTCTTCTGCCACTTTTGGAGATTGGACAAATCTGTTTTTCTGGGGACTGATCACACATCCGCTATTGGATGCCTGTACCAATTATGGCACAATGCTGTTTTATCCCTTCAGTGAGTTTAGGGTTTCCTGGCGCACGATTTATATCATTGATCCTTTGTATACTTTGCCTCTGCTCATCGCAAGTGTTGCAGTATTATTTATGACTAAAGGAAATATAAGAAGAAAAAGAACAACTATTTTTGGTTTAGCTCTTAGCTCAGCCTATCTGGGGGCTACTTTTTTTACCAAACTACATGTGAGTCAGGTAGTAGAAGCTGGAATAAAGGAACAGCAGATCACAGCACAAAAATTCATGACTACCCCGGCCTTCTTTAATAATATACTCTGGAGCTATGTAGTAAAGAGCGAAGAAGGTTATTATGTAGGCTATTATTCCCTGCTGGATAAGGACAGGAAGATAGAATTCAGCTATATTCCTCAACAAAAAGAGCTGTTGTTACCTTATCTACAAGAGGCAGGTCCGATAAGCAGGAACGTACTCCTGGAACTGATAGAATTTACTGAATACTTCTATGCAATAGAAAATACAGATGAAGGTGTACTGCTGCATGATCTGCGGTTTGGCAAAATCAGTGGATGGTTTGAACAAACTCAGGATTTTATTTTTTCATTTCGTATCTTCAGAGAAGAGGATAATACAAAAATAGAACAAGTAGAGCCGGAATTTAATGTTGAAAAAGAAGATTTTGACCGGCTTTTAGAAAGAACTACAGGAAACTAA
- a CDS encoding HesB/IscA family protein, with protein MIPVKVSEKALKEIKKTISHKNIPADYGLRIGVNGGGCAGVSYVLGFDRKGTGDSEFILDDVPVYIAKKDTMFLIGIEVDFYEGNDARGFTFIKNDEKQQSL; from the coding sequence ATGATTCCCGTAAAAGTTTCCGAAAAGGCCCTTAAAGAGATAAAAAAAACGATTTCACATAAAAACATCCCTGCTGACTATGGATTACGGATCGGTGTGAATGGTGGTGGTTGCGCTGGCGTGTCTTATGTATTGGGTTTTGATAGAAAAGGTACGGGCGACAGTGAGTTCATTTTAGACGATGTGCCGGTGTACATTGCCAAAAAAGACACAATGTTTTTGATTGGTATAGAAGTTGACTTTTATGAAGGAAACGATGCCCGTGGTTTTACCTTCATAAAGAATGATGAAAAGCAACAATCTCTATAA
- a CDS encoding mevalonate kinase family protein produces MDHAIIETSAYARAGLLGNPTDGYFGKTISIIVRNFGARILLYPSPELHIEAQEQDVNIFRNIYHLVDSVKLTGYYGGSRLIKATIKRFGEYCETNHIKLSNKNFTIRYHSSIPRQVGLAGSSAIVTATMRALMKYYEVEIPIEILPSIILSAEAEELGINAGLQDRVAQVYEGCVFMDFNKNIIQKKGHGVYERLDPSLLPNLYLAYKTDLSKVSGAVFNNIKARFEKGDEEVIKTIGEIANLAEEGKVAIQERNYNKLNELINHNFDLRCKIMNISQSNMDLVYAARKCGASAKFTGSGGSIIGIYENDEVLNKLVIELKKINARVVKPYIV; encoded by the coding sequence ATGGATCATGCAATTATAGAAACGAGTGCTTATGCACGCGCTGGTTTGCTTGGCAATCCCACTGATGGATATTTCGGTAAAACTATATCCATTATTGTTAGAAATTTTGGTGCACGTATATTACTTTATCCTTCCCCAGAATTGCATATAGAGGCACAGGAACAGGATGTGAATATCTTTCGTAATATTTACCATTTGGTAGATTCTGTTAAACTGACCGGATACTACGGTGGATCAAGACTTATTAAAGCTACTATTAAGAGGTTTGGAGAATATTGTGAAACAAATCACATAAAATTATCTAATAAAAATTTTACCATACGATACCATTCCTCCATTCCCCGACAAGTAGGCTTAGCGGGTTCTAGTGCAATTGTAACGGCAACAATGAGAGCTCTGATGAAGTATTATGAAGTAGAAATTCCTATAGAAATACTTCCTAGTATAATTTTATCAGCAGAGGCAGAGGAATTGGGAATCAATGCTGGTTTGCAGGATAGAGTAGCACAAGTATATGAGGGCTGTGTTTTTATGGATTTCAATAAAAATATAATACAAAAGAAAGGGCATGGAGTTTATGAGAGACTAGACCCTTCCCTCCTGCCTAACTTATATTTGGCGTACAAAACTGATTTAAGTAAAGTTTCAGGGGCAGTTTTCAATAATATTAAAGCAAGGTTTGAAAAAGGAGATGAAGAAGTTATTAAAACAATAGGAGAGATTGCTAATTTGGCAGAAGAAGGAAAAGTAGCTATACAAGAAAGAAATTATAACAAGTTAAATGAACTCATTAATCATAATTTCGATCTGAGATGTAAAATCATGAATATTAGTCAGAGTAATATGGATTTAGTATATGCTGCAAGAAAATGCGGTGCTTCGGCAAAATTTACTGGGTCAGGAGGGTCCATTATTGGCATTTATGAAAATGATGAAGTACTCAATAAACTTGTTATAGAGCTTAAGAAAATAAATGCAAGGGTAGTAAAACCCTATATTGTATAA
- a CDS encoding WD40 repeat domain-containing protein, whose protein sequence is MNSMIVQVDKLHTLRGHKDGVYTLTNGPQDAIFFSGAGDGLIVRWNLDDAESGKVIAKVPGSVYAIHYERERNNLIIGENHEGIHIVNLDTKKELGAVKTTGAAIFDIKTYQEDIIVASGEGMVTVLNYQNLSIQKQWNDSIQSVRSIAINPLAKEMAVGFSDNKIRVYDLKTYKRKYEIEAHTNSVFTLTYSPDYRWLLSGSRDAHLKVWNVNEHYELQESIVAHMYCINHIEYSPEGKYFATCSMDKSVKIWDSEQFKLLKVIDKARHAGHGTSVNRLLWSKHVSETQKNPLISAGDDRSISVWQVDLDEKKNDYQ, encoded by the coding sequence ATGAATAGTATGATCGTACAGGTAGATAAATTACATACTCTAAGGGGGCACAAAGATGGTGTCTATACCTTGACCAATGGACCACAAGATGCTATATTTTTTTCAGGAGCAGGAGATGGTCTGATAGTAAGATGGAACCTGGATGATGCAGAGAGTGGAAAAGTAATCGCCAAAGTCCCGGGCTCAGTGTATGCAATCCATTATGAGCGGGAAAGAAATAACCTAATTATAGGCGAAAACCATGAAGGCATTCATATCGTCAATCTGGATACCAAAAAGGAACTGGGAGCCGTTAAAACAACAGGAGCGGCTATATTTGATATCAAAACCTACCAGGAAGACATTATAGTGGCATCAGGAGAAGGAATGGTAACGGTGCTAAATTATCAAAACCTGAGTATTCAGAAACAATGGAATGACAGTATACAAAGTGTGCGATCTATCGCTATAAATCCTTTGGCGAAAGAGATGGCAGTAGGCTTCAGCGATAACAAAATTCGGGTGTACGATCTGAAAACATATAAGCGTAAGTATGAAATTGAGGCCCACACTAATTCAGTTTTTACCCTGACCTATAGCCCTGATTATCGTTGGCTGCTCTCGGGAAGCAGGGATGCGCATCTAAAGGTATGGAATGTAAATGAGCATTATGAATTGCAAGAATCTATTGTAGCCCATATGTATTGTATCAACCATATAGAATACAGTCCGGAGGGAAAATACTTTGCCACCTGTAGCATGGATAAATCAGTAAAAATATGGGATAGTGAACAGTTTAAGCTACTCAAGGTAATAGACAAAGCGCGTCATGCAGGGCATGGCACCTCAGTTAACCGATTGTTATGGAGTAAGCATGTCAGCGAAACTCAGAAAAATCCGCTGATCTCTGCCGGCGATGATCGGAGCATTTCGGTCTGGCAGGTTGATTTAGACGAAAAAAAGAACGATTATCAATAA
- a CDS encoding ChaN family lipoprotein, which yields MKVITLFIIIFCALAFAMDKPAYILYNAKGKKVDYDKMINRLSKADVVLFGELHNNALVHWLQQQVVKDLQKQNRSLVLGAEMFEADDQLIVNEYLNGLIEARHLESEAKVWDNYATDYKPLIDFAKQHNYPFIATNIPRRYASLVSREGLQALDSLLPEAQSYIAPLPVEVDLELPSYQNMLEMMQGHGNSGHSGMNGENMVNAQAIKDATMAHFIQQNLQENSTFVHFNGSYHSDRFEGIYWYLKELKPDLDIVIISSVEQEDISSWDERWENVADYIISIPADMTKTY from the coding sequence ATGAAAGTAATCACCCTATTCATCATTATTTTTTGCGCCCTAGCTTTTGCCATGGACAAACCGGCATATATTCTATACAATGCCAAGGGAAAGAAAGTGGATTACGATAAGATGATCAACCGGCTGAGCAAAGCGGATGTAGTGCTTTTTGGCGAATTACATAACAATGCACTGGTGCATTGGCTACAACAGCAAGTAGTAAAAGACCTGCAAAAACAAAATCGCTCATTGGTATTAGGCGCAGAAATGTTTGAAGCAGACGATCAACTTATCGTCAATGAATACCTGAATGGTCTTATAGAAGCTAGGCATCTGGAAAGTGAAGCCAAAGTGTGGGACAACTATGCCACTGATTACAAACCATTGATAGATTTTGCTAAGCAACATAATTATCCTTTTATCGCCACAAATATTCCCCGACGTTATGCCAGCCTGGTTTCCAGGGAAGGCTTGCAGGCATTAGATAGCCTACTCCCAGAAGCTCAATCGTATATCGCCCCCCTACCTGTGGAAGTAGATCTTGAACTCCCCTCTTATCAGAACATGCTCGAGATGATGCAGGGACACGGAAACAGCGGTCACAGCGGTATGAACGGTGAAAATATGGTAAATGCCCAAGCTATCAAAGATGCAACGATGGCACATTTTATCCAGCAAAACCTCCAGGAGAACAGTACCTTTGTACATTTCAATGGCTCCTATCACTCAGATAGGTTTGAAGGAATATACTGGTACCTCAAGGAGCTTAAACCAGATTTGGATATCGTGATCATCAGCAGTGTAGAGCAGGAAGATATCAGCAGCTGGGATGAAAGATGGGAAAACGTAGCAGATTATATCATCAGTATTCCAGCTGATATGACAAAGACATATTGA
- a CDS encoding DUF7935 family protein, translated as MEIVIEFAKLILPAAIVLYAMYLTVKSFLDKEVAQKMIDIKTQNASAIIPTRLQAYERLTLLLERITPNNLVFRLNNSEYSAKEFHQVLIANIREEFNHNLSQQVYVSDEVWSMTKNAMEDVILGINQAAQSLDNDARSIDLGRKIIDQQIQSEQDAISQALSALKNEVRENF; from the coding sequence ATGGAAATAGTGATAGAGTTTGCTAAACTCATTTTACCTGCCGCAATTGTATTATACGCTATGTACCTGACTGTAAAATCCTTTCTTGACAAAGAGGTAGCTCAGAAGATGATAGACATCAAAACGCAAAACGCTTCCGCCATCATCCCTACCCGCTTACAAGCTTACGAACGCCTTACTCTACTGTTGGAGAGGATCACACCCAATAATCTGGTATTCCGGTTAAACAACAGCGAATATTCTGCGAAAGAGTTTCACCAGGTATTGATCGCCAACATACGTGAAGAATTTAACCATAACCTTTCACAGCAGGTATATGTGAGTGATGAGGTATGGAGTATGACCAAGAATGCTATGGAAGATGTAATTCTGGGTATCAACCAGGCTGCACAGAGTTTAGATAATGATGCCCGTAGCATTGATCTTGGCCGAAAAATTATTGACCAGCAGATACAAAGTGAGCAGGATGCCATAAGTCAGGCGCTTTCCGCATTGAAAAATGAAGTGCGTGAAAATTTCTAA
- a CDS encoding thioredoxin family protein gives MIPYILLVAHLFSLPLFSQVVNIQDFSLPNAIDGKEFSLSSIGDNKAVVVIFTSNYCPYAKLYDRRITTLIDSYRQKEVKFILINSNNPSQSPADSPKEIVKKAENMRWNVPYLIDNEQRVASLFDAQKTPEVFILQKRGGDYQVLYRGAIDDNPQVASDISHYYLKDALDLVLQSKPVVVDHTNPTGCMIKN, from the coding sequence ATGATTCCTTATATATTACTTGTTGCTCATCTTTTTTCTCTTCCTCTATTTTCTCAAGTAGTAAATATTCAGGATTTCAGCCTGCCTAATGCTATTGATGGAAAAGAATTTTCTCTTTCTAGTATTGGTGATAATAAGGCAGTGGTAGTTATTTTCACTAGTAATTATTGCCCTTATGCGAAGTTATATGACCGCCGTATTACTACTCTTATTGATAGTTACCGCCAAAAAGAAGTAAAATTTATACTGATTAATTCCAATAATCCTTCTCAAAGCCCTGCTGACTCACCTAAAGAGATAGTTAAAAAGGCGGAAAATATGCGATGGAATGTGCCATATTTGATTGATAATGAACAACGTGTAGCCTCATTGTTTGATGCACAAAAAACACCTGAAGTGTTTATATTACAAAAGAGGGGGGGAGATTATCAGGTTCTTTATCGTGGTGCTATTGATGATAATCCACAAGTTGCTTCTGATATTTCTCATTATTACCTCAAAGATGCTTTAGATCTGGTTTTACAAAGTAAACCCGTGGTAGTTGATCACACAAACCCTACAGGTTGTATGATCAAAAATTAA
- the galU gene encoding UTP--glucose-1-phosphate uridylyltransferase GalU, whose amino-acid sequence MVRKAVIPAAGLGTRFLPATKAQPKEMLPIIDTPTIQYVVQEAVDSGIDDILIISGKGKRTIEDHFDRNFELESRLAEKQEESFYNEIVRLADMANIHFIRQKEMNGLGDAIYHARQHVGNEPFAVLLGDTIVDSVIPVTQQLIDTYEQYHCTVIAVEEVPKDKVSRYGIAGGRRLDDKTMEVNELVEKPSPEKAPSNLAIAGRYILTPEIFQAIEQTPKGKGNEIQLTDSLHLLMKRETIIANTIEGKRYDIGNKLDFLKTTVEFALKRKEFAEPFYLFMKEMVATYERNNG is encoded by the coding sequence ATGGTAAGAAAAGCAGTAATTCCCGCAGCAGGTTTAGGCACTAGGTTTTTACCCGCTACCAAAGCACAACCTAAAGAAATGCTTCCTATTATTGATACACCTACTATACAATATGTGGTACAAGAAGCAGTTGATTCAGGAATAGACGATATTTTGATTATATCAGGAAAAGGGAAAAGGACAATAGAAGATCATTTTGATAGGAACTTTGAATTAGAGTCACGATTAGCAGAGAAACAAGAAGAAAGTTTTTATAACGAGATAGTACGCTTAGCGGATATGGCCAATATCCATTTTATCCGCCAAAAAGAAATGAATGGGCTAGGAGACGCTATTTATCATGCACGTCAACATGTAGGAAATGAACCTTTTGCAGTATTGTTAGGAGATACAATAGTGGATTCAGTAATTCCAGTGACACAACAGTTAATAGACACTTATGAACAGTATCACTGTACAGTAATCGCCGTAGAAGAAGTACCGAAAGACAAAGTATCCAGATATGGAATTGCAGGAGGTAGAAGGTTAGATGACAAAACCATGGAAGTAAATGAACTGGTAGAAAAGCCAAGTCCTGAAAAGGCTCCTTCAAACCTAGCCATTGCGGGTCGCTATATTCTTACTCCAGAGATTTTTCAAGCCATTGAACAAACACCCAAAGGAAAGGGAAATGAGATTCAACTTACTGATTCCCTGCATTTATTGATGAAGCGAGAAACAATCATTGCTAACACTATAGAAGGTAAGCGGTATGACATAGGAAATAAGCTTGATTTTCTAAAAACTACAGTTGAATTTGCATTGAAAAGAAAAGAATTTGCTGAACCATTTTATCTGTTTATGAAAGAAATGGTAGCTACTTATGAAAGAAATAATGGATGA
- a CDS encoding S41 family peptidase, translating into MSKNKNSDFQIRLPIFITLAVAAGILIGATMAGGDNSSNNLISSYLKFKDILTYIQRDYVDQVDTDELVESAITKMLEELDPHSVYIPSEELEIAKSQLEGEFEGIGIEFNIFKDTIYVVAPLSGGPSEEVGLVSGDKIVKVDGENVAGIGIDNQNVFELLRGPKGSKVEVSVKRRGAKELVDFTITRDKIPQESVDASYMVNEEIGYIKVSRFAATTYDEFKQALAELKSQGMKKLILDLQHNPGGYMDRAINMVDELLSDNKLIVYTEGKQPRYNSEARAYRDGIFETNPIIVLIDEGSASASEIVAGALQDNDRALIVGRRSFGKGLVQMPIPLEDGSELRLTISRYYTPSGRSIQKSYEGGHEQYSQDLYNRFTHGELFSADSIHFNDSLKFKTTKGRVVYGGGGIMPDYFVPLDTSENVGNFFGQLITTNVFREYTLLYYEDHKKDLEKMDYDKYYKNFEVSDQMLKDLAKMAKSADIEFTQEEFDNSKDLLKTRIKAWVARSAWGNDAFYQIIYEENEIFQRALNLFDEAEELAAR; encoded by the coding sequence GTGAGTAAAAATAAAAATTCTGATTTTCAGATCCGACTCCCTATTTTTATCACTTTAGCAGTAGCAGCAGGCATCTTAATTGGTGCTACGATGGCAGGCGGTGATAATTCTTCTAATAACCTTATCAGTAGTTATTTAAAATTTAAGGATATCCTTACCTACATTCAGCGTGATTATGTAGATCAGGTAGATACTGATGAACTGGTAGAGTCAGCAATTACTAAAATGCTGGAAGAACTTGACCCTCATTCTGTGTATATTCCTTCCGAAGAGTTGGAAATAGCCAAATCTCAACTTGAAGGTGAATTTGAGGGAATAGGAATAGAATTTAACATCTTTAAAGATACCATTTATGTAGTTGCTCCATTGAGCGGTGGTCCCTCCGAAGAGGTGGGTTTAGTAAGTGGTGACAAAATCGTCAAGGTAGATGGAGAAAATGTAGCTGGTATTGGTATAGATAACCAGAATGTTTTTGAACTTTTGAGAGGTCCTAAGGGAAGTAAAGTAGAAGTGAGTGTAAAGCGAAGAGGAGCCAAGGAATTAGTAGATTTTACTATTACCCGTGATAAAATCCCTCAAGAGTCAGTAGATGCAAGTTATATGGTGAATGAGGAAATTGGTTATATCAAAGTAAGCCGTTTTGCTGCTACGACATATGATGAATTTAAACAAGCGCTGGCAGAATTGAAGTCTCAGGGTATGAAAAAATTAATCTTGGATTTACAGCATAATCCAGGAGGATATATGGACAGAGCTATCAATATGGTAGATGAACTGCTTTCGGATAATAAACTTATTGTATATACTGAAGGAAAACAACCCAGATATAATTCAGAAGCACGAGCTTATAGAGATGGCATTTTTGAAACCAATCCAATCATTGTTTTGATTGATGAAGGTAGTGCGTCTGCATCAGAAATTGTCGCTGGTGCATTACAAGATAACGATCGTGCTTTAATAGTGGGAAGAAGATCCTTTGGTAAAGGATTGGTACAAATGCCCATCCCTTTAGAAGACGGATCAGAATTGCGCCTTACAATTTCACGTTATTATACGCCTAGCGGTCGCTCTATACAAAAATCTTACGAAGGCGGACATGAACAATATAGCCAGGATTTATATAATAGATTTACGCATGGGGAGCTATTCTCGGCCGATAGTATACATTTCAATGATTCCTTAAAATTCAAGACTACTAAAGGAAGAGTAGTGTATGGAGGTGGTGGCATCATGCCAGACTACTTTGTTCCTTTGGATACATCTGAGAATGTAGGTAATTTTTTCGGACAACTAATCACCACGAATGTATTTCGTGAGTATACCCTCCTTTATTATGAGGATCACAAAAAAGATTTGGAAAAGATGGACTATGACAAATACTACAAAAATTTTGAAGTATCTGATCAAATGTTAAAAGATCTGGCTAAAATGGCAAAAAGCGCAGATATCGAGTTCACGCAAGAAGAATTTGATAATAGTAAAGATCTGCTGAAAACTAGAATAAAAGCTTGGGTCGCGCGAAGTGCTTGGGGCAATGATGCTTTTTACCAAATTATATACGAAGAGAATGAGATATTTCAACGGGCTTTGAATCTTTTTGATGAAGCAGAAGAGCTAGCAGCTCGCTGA
- a CDS encoding NUDIX hydrolase → MGYPQNIKVTVDAIVFAYQGQDLEILLIQRKSDPFKGKWALPGGFVEDDEPLDTAVSRELEEETGIQTTDLFQFYTFGQPDRDPRGRAISVAYYTEVDKTEVHPKAASDAAETQWFSMNRLPELAFDHADILAKVKQVFLNS, encoded by the coding sequence ATGGGATATCCACAAAACATCAAAGTTACTGTAGATGCAATTGTTTTTGCTTATCAGGGGCAGGATTTAGAGATACTGCTGATTCAGAGAAAAAGCGATCCTTTTAAGGGGAAATGGGCCTTACCCGGAGGTTTTGTGGAAGATGATGAGCCCTTAGATACTGCTGTTTCCCGTGAGCTGGAAGAAGAAACCGGCATACAAACTACTGACTTATTTCAGTTTTATACTTTTGGCCAACCAGATCGTGATCCCCGGGGACGTGCTATTTCTGTTGCTTATTATACTGAAGTAGACAAGACAGAGGTGCATCCAAAAGCCGCTTCCGATGCTGCCGAAACACAGTGGTTTAGTATGAATCGTTTACCTGAACTGGCTTTTGATCATGCTGATATCCTTGCCAAAGTGAAACAAGTATTTTTGAATAGCTAA